AACCTTTGGCGGTCCTCAAGTTACGGCTTCCCGTCACCGTGACTCTGAGCTACCCAACCCCACAACCTTTGGTGGTCCTCAAGCCATTGCTTCTCGTCACCGCGATTCCGAGTTACCGAATCCTACGACCTTCGGCGGACCTCAAGCCATTGCTTCTCGCCACCGCGATTCCGAGTTACCGAATCCTACGACCTTCGGCGGACCTCAAGCCATCGCTTCTCGTCACCGCGATTCTGAACTACCCAACCCCACAACCTTTGGTGGTCCTCAAGCCATTGCTTCCCGTCACCGTGACTCCGAGCTACCGAATCCTACGACCCTTGGTGAACCTCAAGTTACGGCTTCCCGCCACCGTGATTCCGAGCTACCGAATCCTACCTCTTTTCCCATCAACGCTTGAGGCGATCGCAGGTGGGGGGGACTCTCCTCTACCCTCACAACCATGCCACAGCAACTTAGGGGCGATCGCACTATGACAACCGTCACGCCCCAGCCGGATCTTAAACACCAGCTTTCCTAAGGAAGGAACGCGATCGCCCCTGAAGTTCTGATTACAAGCACAAATTAGTTGCTAAACGTCTAATCGTTCACCTTCTCCAAGATGACAACGTCGTTCGTAAGCAACAGCCCGAAAATCGTTCACTCGTCCCCCAAGGAAATCGTCACTATGAAATATGCATATCGCGGCATTGAATATACGCCCAAGTCTTCCAAGCAACTAGGCATCCAAACATCCCTGAAAGGTACCTATCGAGGTGCAGC
This Candidatus Obscuribacterales bacterium DNA region includes the following protein-coding sequences:
- a CDS encoding DUF4278 domain-containing protein; this translates as MKYAYRGIEYTPKSSKQLGIQTSLKGTYRGAALSFDGAIVHVPDSVQVLTYRGINYLGHR